A DNA window from Drosophila sechellia strain sech25 chromosome X, ASM438219v1, whole genome shotgun sequence contains the following coding sequences:
- the LOC6622014 gene encoding uncharacterized protein LOC6622014, with protein MENKCEGEQPSTSGASCRCSESRVGISSAQSEYSLDTTPEAVMANAGRLENENDGNDTDEEVEINFTSLMPDHGKRLYMDCKLSLPAGGSVPMRGGAEAISTSLHVTMSSPETCYDRLRNTAVDVRNWRLQKLDMACPLSNCDLMFNPTELLSHCLMHHGQIITMNMRPKEPKTLKLFGKSLPEDRGKTNCVGLMIYESGNNLTRNFNLPNTYKNWESHLPVLIMLWKTSWDSMPIGPRVTHIYILWLYCPQAQTPLMVSVDIGKNTPGRARRQVIQTCPSSETLENCDLLSDSPHFMRFTHREMKEHTGDYTLDIDLQLTILEDGPTVQQSMPNLNGTFFRDDDTEIELLE; from the coding sequence atggagaacAAATGCGAGGGCGAGCAACCATCGACATCCGGTGCATCCTGTAGGTGCTCCGAGTCCAGGGTTGGTATATCTTCCGCTCAGTCGGAGTACTCCCTGGACACCACGCCGGAAGCTGTGATGGCGAATGCGGGCCGTCTGGAGAACGAGAACGATGGTAACGATACCGATGAGGAGGTGGAGATCAACTTCACCAGCTTGATGCCCGATCACGGTAAGCGCCTGTATATGGACTGCAAGCTGTCACTTCCGGCAGGCGGAAGCGTGCCCATGCGCGGCGGCGCAGAAGCCATTTCCACTTCCCTACATGTCACTATGAGTTCTCCGGAAACTTGCTATGACCGGCTGAGAAATACTGCAGTCGATGTGCGCAATTGGAGATTGCAGAAGCTGGACATGGCTTGTCCGCTGAGCAACTGCGACTTGATGTTCAATCCTACGGAGCTTCTAAGTCACTGCCTGATGCACCACGGGCAGATTATCACAATGAATATGAGACCCAAGGAGCCGAAGACTCTGAAGCTGTTTGGAAAATCCTTGCCTGAGGACAGGGGCAAAACCAACTGTGTTGGTCTGATGATCTACGAGAGTGGCAACAACTTGACCCGTAACTTCAATCTGCCCAATACATACAAGAACTGGGAGAGCCATTTGCCCGTCCTGATAATGCTGTGGAAGACTTCCTGGGACTCGATGCCCATCGGACCGCGAGTGACCCATATCTATATTCTCTGGCTGTACTGTCCCCAGGCCCAGACGCCGTTGATGGTGTCCGTGGATATCGGAAAAAACACTCCGGGGCGGGCACGTCGGCAGGTGATTCAGACCTGTCCCAGCTCGGAGACCCTGGAGAATTGCGATCTGCTTTCGGACAGTCCGCACTTCATGCGATTCACACATCGCGAGATGAAGGAGCACACTGGAGACTACACGCTGGACATCGACCTGCAGCTCACCATTCTAGAGGATGGACCTACAGTGCAGCAAAGTATGCCCAATCTTAATGGGACATTCTTCAGGGATGACGACACCGAAATAGAACTTCTGGAATAA